The Camelus dromedarius isolate mCamDro1 chromosome 25, mCamDro1.pat, whole genome shotgun sequence genome has a segment encoding these proteins:
- the VAMP1 gene encoding vesicle-associated membrane protein 1 isoform X4, translated as MSAPAQPPTEGAEGAAPGGGPPGPPPNLTSNRRLQQTQAQVEEVVDIMRVNVDKVLERDQILSELDDRADALQAGASQFESSAAKLKRKYWWKNCKMMIMLGAICAIIVVVIVNH; from the exons AT GTCTGCTCCAGCTCAGCCGCCCACCGAAGGGGCAGAAGGGGCTGCCCCAGGTGGGGGTCCCCCCGGCCCTCCTCCTAATCTGACCAGTAACAGACGACTGCAGCAAACCCAGGCACAAGTGGAGGAG GTGGTGGACATCATGCGTGTGAATGTGGACAAGGTCCTGGAGAGGGACCAGATACTGTCAGAGCTGGATGACCGAGCCGACGCTTTGCAGGCGGGAGCGTCACAATTTGAGAGCAGCGCTGCCAAGCTAAAGAGGAAGTATTGGTGGAAAAACTGCAAG ATGATGATCATGCTGGGAGCTATCTGTGCCATCATCGTGGTAGTTATTGTAA
- the VAMP1 gene encoding vesicle-associated membrane protein 1 isoform X2, giving the protein MSAPAQPPTEGAEGAAPGGGPPGPPPNLTSNRRLQQTQAQVEEVVDIMRVNVDKVLERDQILSELDDRADALQAGASQFESSAAKLKRKYWWKNCKMMIMLGAICAIIVVVIVRLSSSRVG; this is encoded by the exons AT GTCTGCTCCAGCTCAGCCGCCCACCGAAGGGGCAGAAGGGGCTGCCCCAGGTGGGGGTCCCCCCGGCCCTCCTCCTAATCTGACCAGTAACAGACGACTGCAGCAAACCCAGGCACAAGTGGAGGAG GTGGTGGACATCATGCGTGTGAATGTGGACAAGGTCCTGGAGAGGGACCAGATACTGTCAGAGCTGGATGACCGAGCCGACGCTTTGCAGGCGGGAGCGTCACAATTTGAGAGCAGCGCTGCCAAGCTAAAGAGGAAGTATTGGTGGAAAAACTGCAAG ATGATGATCATGCTGGGAGCTATCTGTGCCATCATCGTGGTAGTTATTGTAA GACTAAGCTCCTCCAGGGTGGGATGA
- the VAMP1 gene encoding vesicle-associated membrane protein 1 isoform X3, with protein sequence MSAPAQPPTEGAEGAAPGGGPPGPPPNLTSNRRLQQTQAQVEEVVDIMRVNVDKVLERDQILSELDDRADALQAGASQFESSAAKLKRKYWWKNCKMMIMLGAICAIIVVVIVIYFFT encoded by the exons AT GTCTGCTCCAGCTCAGCCGCCCACCGAAGGGGCAGAAGGGGCTGCCCCAGGTGGGGGTCCCCCCGGCCCTCCTCCTAATCTGACCAGTAACAGACGACTGCAGCAAACCCAGGCACAAGTGGAGGAG GTGGTGGACATCATGCGTGTGAATGTGGACAAGGTCCTGGAGAGGGACCAGATACTGTCAGAGCTGGATGACCGAGCCGACGCTTTGCAGGCGGGAGCGTCACAATTTGAGAGCAGCGCTGCCAAGCTAAAGAGGAAGTATTGGTGGAAAAACTGCAAG ATGATGATCATGCTGGGAGCTATCTGTGCCATCATCGTGGTAGTTATTGTAA TCTACTTTTTTACTTGA
- the MRPL51 gene encoding large ribosomal subunit protein mL51 — MAGSLSWVTGRGLWGWVPLACRSFSLGVPRLFHVRVTLPPPKVVDRWNEKRAMFGVYDNIGILGNFEKHPKELIKGPIWLRGWKGNELQRCIRKKRMVGNRMFIDDLHNLNKRISYLYKHFNRHGKYR, encoded by the exons ATGGCTGGGAGCCTCTCTTGGGTGACAGGCAGGGGCCTATGGGGCTGGGTGCCTCTGGCCTGCAGAAGCTTCTCTTTGG GTGTTCCTAGATTGTTCCATGTAAGGGTCACCCTCCCGCCACCCAAAGTGGTTGATCGTTGGAACGAGAAGAGGGCCATGTTCGGGGTGTATGACAACATCGGAATCCTAG GAAACTTTGAAAAACACCCTAAAGAACTGATCAAGGGCCCTATATGGCTTCGGGGCTGGAAGGGGAATGAATTGCAGCGTTGTATCCGAAAGAAGAGAATGGTTGGAAATCGGATGTTCATTGATGACCTGCACAACCTTAACAAACGCATCAGCTATCTCTACAAACACTTTAACCGACATGGGAAGTACCGGTAG
- the VAMP1 gene encoding vesicle-associated membrane protein 1 isoform X1 gives MSAPAQPPTEGAEGAAPGGGPPGPPPNLTSNRRLQQTQAQVEEVVDIMRVNVDKVLERDQILSELDDRADALQAGASQFESSAAKLKRKYWWKNCKMMIMLGAICAIIVVVIVRILQPSTLSSRDPENTYLWQKCQDSHSILEAVPQAHTWEGLSLVHVFCSILYCSRGHQMISYSQSLRLSCKFIHGPR, from the exons AT GTCTGCTCCAGCTCAGCCGCCCACCGAAGGGGCAGAAGGGGCTGCCCCAGGTGGGGGTCCCCCCGGCCCTCCTCCTAATCTGACCAGTAACAGACGACTGCAGCAAACCCAGGCACAAGTGGAGGAG GTGGTGGACATCATGCGTGTGAATGTGGACAAGGTCCTGGAGAGGGACCAGATACTGTCAGAGCTGGATGACCGAGCCGACGCTTTGCAGGCGGGAGCGTCACAATTTGAGAGCAGCGCTGCCAAGCTAAAGAGGAAGTATTGGTGGAAAAACTGCAAG ATGATGATCATGCTGGGAGCTATCTGTGCCATCATCGTGGTAGTTATTGTAA GGATCTTACAGCCTTCTACTCTGTCCTCCAGAGACCCAGAGAACACGTATTTATGGCAAAAATGCCAGGACTCTCATTCCATCCTAGAAGCGGTGCCACAGGCTCACACCTGGGAAGGGCTGTCCCTTGTCCACGTTTTCTGCAGCATCCTGTATTGTTCACGGGGGCATCAAATGATTTCCTATAGCCAGAGTCTGAGACTCTCATGTAAATTTATTCATGGGCCTAGATAA